CCCACCACCAACAGTACCAACCTAGGCAAACCATGCTTGTTTATAAGAATAATAATACATCTCAAGAACCAAAATTTAGAATGAGCAAGAGACATTTCTATCAGAAGGAAATCTTTGCAGCACATGGCTTTGTGAGGTGTAAACTGACTTTCCCCTGTATAAGGCTACCAAAGACAAAAATATACTTTAGAATGGAAATTACCTCAATGCAAGGCATGGTCACGGATACGTGAATATCCTTTCCATCATTGATCGCCTCCATCATGGTAATGCAATGAGAGCTCTCTATATTTTGTGCTGGATCCTGCCCAGTGGCTATGAAAATGGCAGAGACAATATTGGCAGCATGGGCATTAAACCCACCAAGAGAACCAGCAATAGCAGAGCCAGTAAGATTCTTGATCGTGTTCAGCTCTACAAGAGCAGATACAGAAGTTTTCAATACTTTCTCCACCACTTCTCCAGATATCATTGCTTCACAGACAACTGACTTTCCACGCCCTTGAATCCAGTTCACAGCAGCAGGCTTCTTATCAGAACAGAAATTTCCTGCGACATGAGACAAGTAGCAGTCAGTTAAAAAGATATACAAGCAAGCTGCATAGGGATGCAAGAGCTTCATCGgtgtttatgaaaaatacaaCCGGCTTTCAAACGACCTTCTCTCAAAGTTCACCTGCATACACCTACGAGCTTAATTTAGAAACATTCTGCCAATGTTTGGCACCTCAAAGCAAGAAATGACATTTTAGGTACGCGTAACTGGGAAGAGGACTCGTAGTTGACAAAAACAGCCAATGATTAGATAATCAAATCAATAGCGATGTTTTCATGAATTTCAGAAAGACTTGTTGCAAAATAATAGCTTACTTAGTTAACTTTCAGGGTGATCCCAAGTGACACTTAGAGGCCCCGGCACAAAAAAGAATTATTAATCGCATCAAGACATCATTGGATAGAAGTCCCAATAGCTTACCAGATATACCAACTACATCCATGTCTGGGAACTCATCCTGAAGAAACTCGAGAACATTCTGAACACCTTTCGATACCATGTTCATTCCCATGGCATCCCCCGTGCCACAGCTGAACCTGATGTAAAGATTTCTCCCTGCAAGTGAGCACTGAATCTTTTGGAGCCTGGCAAATCTGCTGGATCTGCATCCATATAGGAAGAATATGGAATGCCACGAATCAGGAAGATGACCAACACAATAGTACAAGTTTACAACAACTACTATTAGTAAGCCTCAACCATGATCTTGTTGTACAGGAACATGAATCATCATTATTCAATTTGCTTGATTTAGACTGATctcaattaaatattaaaatagtTTGGGCTGCTCTGTTTTCTACATTCTATAGAGACCTACAATTCGCTGAGCATACTAAAAAGACCCCTAGTAAATACTGGACCTAATGTGTGGCATTGCTTCCAATGCAATAACTACTTATTGAGCAGTGAAGAACTAAATATTCAAGTTCATGATGCTCAACATAAAACAGAGCCGAACCATATCAAACTGGTTGCATCTCAAGGAAACATTAAAATTTGTTAACAAAATGCAGAATTAAtgagctgatattttgataaggtAATGCAGAGTTAATGAACTGAATAGTGTATACATAAAGCCAATATCTCATTTATGAATGAAAAAGTCACCATCACCTAACAGTAATGCAAATTTAACCCCCAAAAAgaatcaaaatttaaaaattttgtAGATTTCAGCAGGAAGTTGCCAGTAATCTAAACCTAGGTTGTAAAGACTTGCACCTTTTCAgaaaaaaacaaccaaaaatacgaTATTTTTAGGGACCAAGAAAGCAATAGCACAAATTTAAAGCTGAATTAAATTTTCTGAGGAAAAGGTGCTTACTTGTTGAAAACCATGGCTAAGGTATCAAAATTAGCAGGGTCCTCCAAGAAAAAGAACAATTCCGACGCCCTGCTGGCCGTCGGGAACTTCACAACTGGAGCCCTCGTCATCCCGTCCCTAAAAAGAATGCTAGTAGCTCCCCCAGAAGCATAAATAGCCTTACAACCTCTGTTAGTACTTGCAACTAAACACCCTTCCGTAGTCGCCATGGGAACGGAATATTCACATCCGTTAAGCAACAAGGGCCCAGCAATCCCCACTGGGATTTGAACGTACCCTATCGGCATCTCACAGCACTGCCCTAAAATCGACTGGTAATCAAAACCGTCAAGTGGTAAACCGGTCAGAGACCTCCCCGTAATCCTCTGAACCGCTTCACGACGAACAGAAGCAGCTCGGTAACAATCTCCGAGCCTAGATTCAAGGGAATACGAAGGAATGTCACCGGAAACAACGGATTTAACAAGGTCTTCGTCGTCCTGAGAGGGAAGAGACACCGGAGGATCCATAAAATTGGATACAGGAGCCGAAATGGAGGAATTATCAAGGGCGGCGGGACAAGGAACAGGTCGGCGGCGGGGGCGGCGATCTTCGTCGAGAAGGAAGCGACTGTTTTCCTCTTCGTCTTCAATATCCCAAGCGTCGTGAGAGGCACGTGCAATAAATGACTGAACAAAATCAATGCCGAAGAATCCAAGGAGGTAAATGAAAGAGGCAATGAGAGAGAGAATGGCGGCGAGTTCGGAGAGAGTAACAACGTGGAGAGGGGTGGAGTTACGGATCTTGTCACGCCATCGATGTAGAAGGTAATAAGCAACAGAAAAAAAGAGGGTGAAGAAAATGCCGTTGGTTAGGTATAAAGGGAGAGGAAGGGCATCGGAAGCTTTAGGGGCAGGGGAAGGAGAACGACGGAGAGCGGCGGAGGAAGCTCTTTGAGGGTGGTGTTGAAGATGGTGATTCCGGTGAGAAGGCTTGGGAGGTCTCCGACGGACATCCATATTCCGGCAGAGAAGAAAAGAGaatagaaaattttgaaaaaggagGAGCGGAGGAGCGATGAATTCGGGAAAATTGGAGAGAAAAGTTTATAATAAGAGAAAGAGGGCTATTGGTAGGGACAGGCTACAGCTGATACACCATGTGCTGGCACTTTGTTGGGCGCATTTTTCAACTATAACCACTATTTAGTCTTTGGCCTCTATTTTCtgtctccatcttcttcttcttttccggttcttttgtttaattaatgaccCAAAATAGTAAAAATAGCAAGGTATAGCTGGTTTTCGggttggtcattcaaaaataatcaGCATTTATCAAGTTAATAacaaatagtcactattttgctatAACAGATATCggtccatcataatatactggagttcggtgcacctgtgtatgaacttccagcatattatgctggaccggtatactttgctggctcctgtataatatactggagaccggaGCACCaatgctccaaactccagtatattatgctgaagtaTCTTTCCGGATTTTGAagagtgttttcgttcagatttatctttacatgaaaagtgactaattttttattatttttcaaaactgggctatttttaaacgaccacttgtaaatctggctatttttgaatttttcaattacacaaatatcaatTTTGGTAACAGTAGTTGTTGATCAATAAATTACACACCATGAAATTTTCAACCTTCAGTATGtatagttattttcttaattaaatactatgatattttcatttttttttaatttctaagtttaaaataaaatactgatAACTTAACTTTGTGTACTCCTTAGAAATATAATATTTAGTTTTACATTGAAATGACTCCCTCCATCCCATTTTTTGATAAATAGTTTGTCCGAGTATGAGTTTAAGAAGTAAAGCACGCATTTGATATGTAAATCAAATATGTAAAGTATCAGAATTATTCCGTAAAATATAAACATGATGGTGAGAGTttagtatgaatttttaattttaagagtttattatgaatttttaactttttctttcttaataaaaaaataaaatttatattatgTGTGTTCCTACAAGTTATGTCATTAAATAAAACGGGATACTAAATTAAATATAAAGTATCAAAATTGTTCCGTAAAATGTAAAACACCATGTTGAGAGTTTAgtatgaatttttatttttttctttcttaataaaaaataatttttatatcacGTGTGTTCCTACAAGTTACGTCATTAAGTAAAACggaatgcaacaacaacaacataatcAGTATAGTTCATACTTTTTGTCAAGAAtactaaaattaaataatttttcggaATAAAAATTTATCACTTTAATTTTCTTGTGACATTGAAAAAGAGACTATATCATATAAAACAAGTCGAGAATAAATTGCTTTGGTCCAGTAATTCGGGCTCGTCGTTCTTTTTCCATAATGAGAAGATAAATATACGTGTTACTTCCTTGTTAAGTAGTGTGTAGTGATGaaactaggggtgggcatcggtcggttcggtttgGTTTTGAACATTATCGGTTTTGCCTATCGattatcggtttacaaatatcataacccgataaccaaatcgataagatattggttatcggttatcggttaatcggttataTATCGTTATCGGTTCgattatcggtttacccgataagataaaacaactaaaaaattgcaatatataaaacaaagaaatcaaaCTGCCAAAACGTGTAAACTGCCAACTTTTGTTGTTTCTTAACAAAAGCACGCTCCCACTTCTGTGCAGTATCTACTGATGTCTGGCGGAGAACTGGTGGTGAGTCTTGCGTCTTGACTCTTTGGGGCTGCGACGGAAACAAGAATGAGAATTGAGAGACAAACGACTGAAGAGGgaattaggaaaataaataaccctagtatatacttaagggtaaattagtaaattacatcattcttattgggttatcggtttttacccaataacaaaaatgcaaatcgagcccgaaccgataacctgataaaaaaaatttaacccgttaccgaaccgttaacccaataacccaataccgataacccaataaagaattaacggttcaggttatcggttttacccgatatatgtcCACCCCTAGATGAAACCAATTAGaggagaaaaaaaatatttttaaattgtgattGGTAAGGATGTCACTCTGATGGTCTGACCACAAACTTCAATAGTCCTACATACGACATGGTACATGCGGGTTTATTTATTCTTTCCTCGACCATCAAAACTTATAACTTAAGGGGTCGTTTCGTTTAGATATAAAATATTACAAGGATTGCCATATAAATTATTTCTTGTTGAATTCTTATATCCCAtttggatatatatattttttccttttttccaaaaaaaaaatttttttttttcgaaatcagtgtttgttcataaaattttcaatttttgcttgacgatgcattttgaa
The nucleotide sequence above comes from Nicotiana tabacum cultivar K326 chromosome 12, ASM71507v2, whole genome shotgun sequence. Encoded proteins:
- the LOC107759218 gene encoding 3-hydroxy-3-methylglutaryl-coenzyme A reductase 1, producing the protein MDVRRRPPKPSHRNHHLQHHPQRASSAALRRSPSPAPKASDALPLPLYLTNGIFFTLFFSVAYYLLHRWRDKIRNSTPLHVVTLSELAAILSLIASFIYLLGFFGIDFVQSFIARASHDAWDIEDEEENSRFLLDEDRRPRRRPVPCPAALDNSSISAPVSNFMDPPVSLPSQDDEDLVKSVVSGDIPSYSLESRLGDCYRAASVRREAVQRITGRSLTGLPLDGFDYQSILGQCCEMPIGYVQIPVGIAGPLLLNGCEYSVPMATTEGCLVASTNRGCKAIYASGGATSILFRDGMTRAPVVKFPTASRASELFFFLEDPANFDTLAMVFNKSSRFARLQKIQCSLAGRNLYIRFSCGTGDAMGMNMVSKGVQNVLEFLQDEFPDMDVVGISGNFCSDKKPAAVNWIQGRGKSVVCEAMISGEVVEKVLKTSVSALVELNTIKNLTGSAIAGSLGGFNAHAANIVSAIFIATGQDPAQNIESSHCITMMEAINDGKDIHVSVTMPCIEVGTVGGGTQLASQSACLNLLGVKGACRESPAANSRLLANIVAGSVLAGELSLMSAIAAGQLVKSHMKYNRSSRDMSTITS